In one Paraburkholderia megapolitana genomic region, the following are encoded:
- a CDS encoding efflux RND transporter permease subunit codes for MNITALFIGRPVATTLLAIAIALSGLLAYFRLPVAPLPNIAFPVIVVQASMAGASPDIMASTVAEPLERRLGTIADVAELTSTSSVGSSLIVVMFGLNRDINGAARDVEAAIQAARADLPSTLRSNPIYREYNPADSPIMVLALTSKTLTLAQLYDSTDSVIQQQLSQVTGVGQITLGGGALPSVRVELDPGKLNSYGVGLEDVRAAISAANANSAKGHLDLNGQRYQVTSNDQATKAKDYLDLVIAYRNGAPLMLRDVAQVIDSNENIRNAGLFNGKSAVLAIIYPTPGSNVVNTVKQINNVLPSIEATLPKDVHVEVAIDASQSVDASVQDTLRTLFIAVLLVIGVVFVFLRSPRAVLVPAVALPLSIIGTFGPMYLLGYSIDNLSLMALTISTGFVVDDAVVVLENATRYLEAGLSPREAALRGSQEVSFTVVSMSLSLIAVFLPILLMPGILGLLFHEFSVTLSIAIMISLVVSLTVTPTMCAYVLTRKNAGHSSARWGLWVENQFERFKAAYSRSLDAVLDHALICILTLIGLLVLNIFLLRFVPGTFFPEQDNGILIGQIIADQSISFTAMEKKLAQLQAIVQTDPAVASVAGFTGGRALNTAQVFIELKPLAQRHASATEVVNRLRPRLSQVSGAQLFLQAAQDLRIGGRQSAAEYQYTLTSDDSAALFKWTPLLVDELNKHRAQIQDVNSDLQQHGLQTLININRATAMRYSFQPNQIDNVLYDAFGQRTVSTIYNAVNQYFVVMEVAPKYWQYPQTLNQIFMSTAAGNANGTQQTQMPGGTVSAVNTAQSTAAGTNSLNSNAEANQTTNSIANSKGGSSSGSADSTSAETMVPLPAFMTYSNSQTATQVSHQSGLVAATVSFNLPLGGSLSTASAILDQASRDIGMPASIHGSFAGAAQAYSQSAGTIPLLILAALFVVYLVLGILYESAIHPITILSTLPSALIGATLAMLVFGTSFSAIAFIGIMLLIGIVKKNGIMMVDVAIHLQRTEGQNAREAMHNAAVVRLRPIMMTTFAAVLGAVPLTIGIGQGASLRQPLGITVMGGLIVSQAFTLYTTPVIYLYLDRLRARLARWSARMPWSRQQENPHTPDTPATPETKA; via the coding sequence GTGAACATCACGGCGCTCTTTATCGGCAGACCGGTCGCCACGACCTTGCTGGCGATCGCGATTGCGCTGTCCGGCTTGCTGGCCTACTTCCGGCTGCCGGTCGCGCCGCTGCCGAACATCGCGTTTCCGGTCATCGTCGTGCAGGCGAGCATGGCCGGCGCGAGTCCCGACATCATGGCCTCGACCGTCGCGGAGCCGCTCGAACGCCGGCTTGGGACGATCGCCGACGTGGCCGAGCTGACCTCGACGAGTTCGGTCGGCTCGTCGCTGATCGTGGTGATGTTCGGTTTGAACCGCGACATCAACGGCGCCGCGCGCGACGTCGAAGCCGCGATCCAGGCCGCCCGCGCCGACCTGCCGAGTACGCTGCGCAGCAACCCGATCTACCGCGAATACAATCCGGCCGATTCGCCGATCATGGTGCTCGCGCTGACCTCGAAGACGCTGACGCTCGCGCAGCTCTACGACTCGACCGATTCGGTCATCCAGCAGCAGTTGTCGCAGGTTACCGGCGTGGGCCAGATTACGCTTGGCGGCGGCGCGCTGCCGTCGGTGCGCGTCGAACTGGACCCGGGCAAGCTCAACAGTTACGGCGTCGGCCTCGAAGACGTGCGGGCCGCCATCAGTGCCGCCAACGCCAACAGCGCGAAAGGTCATCTCGATCTAAATGGCCAGCGCTACCAGGTCACTTCCAACGATCAGGCCACCAAGGCGAAGGATTACCTCGACCTTGTCATCGCCTATCGCAACGGCGCGCCGCTGATGCTGCGCGACGTCGCGCAGGTCATCGATTCGAACGAAAACATCCGCAACGCGGGGCTCTTTAACGGCAAGTCCGCCGTGCTGGCGATCATCTATCCGACGCCCGGCAGCAACGTGGTCAACACGGTCAAGCAGATCAACAACGTGTTGCCGTCCATCGAAGCCACGTTGCCGAAAGACGTGCACGTCGAAGTCGCGATCGATGCGTCGCAATCGGTCGATGCCTCGGTGCAGGACACGTTGCGCACGCTGTTCATCGCCGTGCTGCTCGTGATCGGCGTCGTGTTCGTGTTCCTGCGCTCGCCGCGCGCGGTGCTCGTGCCGGCTGTCGCGTTACCACTGTCGATCATCGGGACGTTCGGGCCGATGTACCTGCTCGGCTACAGCATCGACAACCTCTCGCTGATGGCGTTGACGATCAGTACGGGCTTCGTGGTCGACGATGCCGTCGTCGTGCTGGAAAATGCGACGCGCTACCTCGAAGCCGGCCTCAGTCCGCGCGAAGCCGCCTTGCGCGGCAGCCAGGAGGTGAGCTTCACCGTGGTCTCGATGAGCCTGTCGCTGATCGCGGTGTTCCTGCCGATCCTGCTGATGCCCGGCATCCTCGGCCTGCTGTTCCACGAATTTTCGGTGACGCTTTCTATTGCAATCATGATCTCGCTGGTGGTCTCGCTGACCGTCACGCCGACCATGTGTGCGTACGTGCTGACCCGCAAAAACGCGGGACATTCCAGCGCGCGCTGGGGGCTCTGGGTGGAAAACCAGTTCGAGCGCTTCAAGGCGGCCTATTCGCGCTCGCTCGACGCCGTACTCGATCATGCGCTGATCTGCATCCTGACGCTGATCGGTCTGCTCGTGCTCAACATCTTCCTGCTGCGCTTCGTGCCGGGTACGTTCTTTCCGGAGCAGGACAACGGCATCCTGATTGGCCAGATCATCGCGGACCAGAGCATTTCGTTCACCGCAATGGAGAAGAAACTCGCGCAGTTGCAGGCGATCGTGCAAACCGATCCGGCTGTCGCGTCGGTGGCCGGCTTTACCGGCGGCCGCGCGCTCAATACCGCGCAGGTCTTCATCGAGTTGAAACCGCTCGCCCAACGCCACGCGTCCGCCACCGAGGTCGTCAACCGCCTGCGTCCGCGGTTGAGCCAGGTATCCGGCGCGCAGCTGTTCCTGCAGGCTGCGCAGGATCTGCGCATCGGCGGCCGGCAGTCGGCCGCCGAGTATCAGTACACGCTGACCAGCGACGATTCCGCGGCGTTGTTCAAATGGACGCCGTTGCTCGTCGACGAACTCAACAAACACCGTGCGCAGATTCAGGATGTGAACTCGGACTTGCAGCAACACGGCTTGCAGACCCTGATCAACATCAATCGCGCGACTGCGATGCGCTACAGTTTTCAGCCCAACCAGATCGACAACGTGCTGTACGACGCATTTGGCCAGCGCACCGTGTCGACGATCTATAACGCGGTCAACCAGTACTTCGTCGTGATGGAAGTCGCGCCGAAATACTGGCAATACCCGCAGACGCTCAACCAGATCTTCATGAGCACGGCCGCGGGCAATGCCAACGGCACGCAGCAGACGCAGATGCCCGGCGGCACGGTGAGCGCTGTCAATACCGCGCAGAGCACGGCCGCCGGCACCAACTCGCTGAACTCGAACGCCGAAGCGAACCAGACCACCAATAGCATCGCCAACAGCAAGGGCGGCAGCTCGAGCGGCAGCGCGGACAGCACCTCCGCCGAAACCATGGTGCCGTTGCCGGCGTTCATGACTTACAGCAACAGTCAAACGGCGACCCAGGTGAGCCATCAAAGCGGCCTCGTCGCCGCGACCGTGTCGTTCAATCTGCCGCTCGGCGGCTCGCTCAGTACGGCCTCGGCGATACTCGACCAGGCCTCCCGCGACATTGGCATGCCCGCCTCGATTCACGGCTCGTTTGCCGGCGCGGCGCAAGCGTATTCGCAATCGGCCGGGACCATTCCGCTGCTGATCCTCGCCGCGCTCTTCGTGGTCTACCTCGTGCTCGGTATCCTCTACGAAAGCGCGATCCACCCGATCACGATCCTCTCGACCCTGCCGTCGGCCCTGATCGGTGCGACGCTCGCCATGCTCGTGTTCGGCACGTCGTTCTCGGCGATCGCCTTTATCGGCATCATGCTGCTGATCGGCATCGTCAAGAAAAACGGCATCATGATGGTCGACGTCGCGATCCACCTGCAACGCACCGAAGGGCAGAATGCGCGGGAGGCCATGCATAACGCGGCCGTCGTGCGGCTGCGTCCGATCATGATGACGACCTTCGCCGCCGTGCTCGGCGCCGTGCCGCTCACGATCGGCATCGGCCAGGGCGCGTCGCTGCGCCAGCCGCTCGGTATTACGGTGATGGGCGGTCTGATCGTCAGCCAGGCCTTTACGCTGTACACGACGCCTGTGATCTATCTGTACCTCGACCGTTTGCGTGCGAGGCTTGCACGGTGGTCTGCACGCATGCCGTGGAGCAGACAGCAGGAAAACCCGCATACGCCCGATACCCCGGCTACACCGGAAACCAAGGCATGA
- a CDS encoding efflux transporter outer membrane subunit, with amino-acid sequence MKTPRLPLVAALALLLGGCMVGPDYRRPPVPVAATYKELPGWTQAEPAASAPKGDWWTAFNDPLIDQLEPLVSVSNQTVRQDYANYQQALAEVREARSQLFPTIGVTGSATRARSATGSASTNLPPINSGTLEGTASWTLDLWGQVRRTIEQNAATAQVDEATLANATLSEQISLASDIIQLRISDANIDLLQKTVEAYQQYLRVVADQDHAGTVPPSNLITAREQLESAQASLISLGVARAQYAHAIAVLVGKNPEDLDIPHSTALPTLPTIPVGVPSTLLERRPDIAAAERAMAAQNAAIGVAVAAYYPTISLSALDGFSQAPLSGLLHAANRVWSLGANATGTLFDGGERHAEVDAAKAAYDAAVASYRGTVLNAFANVENDLSGLRILAQQADALDSAVRDATEGSKIAFNEYQAGTVDYTTVATALATQLSDQQTALNVQEQRLLDAASLFGDLGGGWSAGQLCDPRHAQCAGTPKQASEQAAK; translated from the coding sequence ATGAAGACACCCCGTCTGCCGCTGGTCGCCGCGCTCGCCTTGCTGCTTGGCGGTTGCATGGTCGGCCCGGATTATCGCCGGCCCCCCGTGCCCGTCGCCGCGACCTACAAGGAACTGCCCGGCTGGACCCAGGCCGAACCCGCTGCGTCCGCACCGAAGGGCGACTGGTGGACTGCGTTTAACGATCCGCTGATCGATCAGCTCGAACCGCTCGTGTCCGTGTCGAACCAGACCGTGCGCCAGGACTACGCGAACTATCAGCAGGCGCTTGCCGAAGTGCGGGAGGCGCGCAGCCAGTTGTTCCCGACCATCGGAGTCACGGGGTCGGCCACGCGTGCGCGTAGTGCGACCGGCTCCGCCAGCACGAATCTGCCACCCATCAATTCCGGCACGCTCGAAGGCACAGCGAGCTGGACACTCGATCTGTGGGGCCAGGTGCGACGTACGATCGAGCAGAACGCGGCGACCGCCCAGGTCGACGAAGCGACGCTCGCCAACGCGACGCTCTCGGAACAGATTTCGCTCGCGAGCGACATCATCCAGTTGCGCATCAGCGATGCGAACATCGATCTGCTGCAGAAGACCGTCGAGGCGTACCAGCAATATCTGCGCGTCGTCGCCGATCAGGATCACGCCGGCACCGTGCCGCCGTCGAACCTCATCACGGCGCGCGAACAACTCGAAAGCGCGCAGGCGAGCCTGATTTCACTCGGCGTCGCGCGCGCGCAGTACGCGCACGCGATTGCGGTACTGGTCGGCAAGAACCCGGAAGATCTGGACATTCCGCATAGCACGGCGTTGCCGACGCTGCCGACAATTCCAGTCGGCGTGCCGTCGACACTGCTCGAACGCAGGCCCGATATCGCCGCTGCCGAACGTGCGATGGCGGCCCAGAACGCCGCAATCGGCGTGGCTGTGGCGGCCTACTATCCGACCATTTCGTTGTCCGCACTGGACGGGTTTTCGCAGGCGCCGCTGTCCGGTTTGCTGCATGCGGCCAATCGTGTGTGGTCGCTCGGCGCAAACGCGACCGGGACGCTATTCGATGGCGGCGAACGCCACGCGGAAGTCGACGCTGCGAAGGCTGCTTATGACGCAGCGGTGGCCAGCTATCGCGGCACTGTGCTGAACGCATTCGCCAACGTCGAGAACGACCTGTCCGGTCTGCGCATTCTCGCGCAGCAGGCCGACGCGCTGGACAGCGCCGTGCGCGATGCAACCGAGGGTTCGAAGATCGCATTCAACGAGTACCAGGCCGGTACGGTCGACTACACCACCGTGGCGACTGCGCTCGCCACGCAGTTGAGCGATCAGCAGACTGCGCTGAATGTGCAGGAACAGCGTCTGCTCGATGCGGCTTCGTTGTTCGGCGATCTGGGTGGCGGCTGGTCTGCCGGTCAGTTGTGCGATCCGCGGCATGCGCAGTGCGCGGGGACGCCGAAACAGGCTTCCGAGCAGGCTGCGAAGTAG
- a CDS encoding S53 family peptidase gives MNQISVKTKQRNARLTMAIAVAMAAAFGAATAHAADGGWTETKTKGFLPLVQQQAATAASTDVASAAASAVDLAPGETIDVLLGLNLRNETQLDTFLRDLHTPGSPQYHRFVTTEQFASQYAPTQQQVDAVVAHLRKAGFVNIVVAPNRLLVSASGTAATVKAAFRTGLKGFSKNGRHVYANTDAAQVPNALGSIVGSVLGLQNVELMHTGASQPEGDTSNLTIPSGAAAVPHNPTEFSSIYDAGTTPTASQTTVGIISEGNLTQTVSDLNTFAANNGLGTISSSVVKTGSSGSSYTDTSGTVEWNMDSQAIVGAAGGSVQKVVFYDAPAMTLSAITAAYNRVVTDNVAKVINVSLGVCESSAHSQGSQATDDTIFKQAVAQGQTFSVSAGDHGAYECAGGSPSRSTYTVSEPATSPYVIAVGGTTVFTQASNTGTYNSEIVWNDPSWQPGTVWSTGGGFSAYESAPSWQSSSLTGSTKRGLPDVGFDADLRTGAILVVSGQTSDTLWGSGYLNNEGGTSLAAPIFTGIWARLESANGNNLGFPASSIYQYFPSNASVVNDVTSGNNGSGGYGYNAKAGWDATTGFGSIDISNLNAFIQKTPDFAQ, from the coding sequence ATGAATCAGATTTCAGTCAAAACGAAACAACGCAACGCCCGATTAACGATGGCCATCGCCGTCGCCATGGCCGCGGCATTCGGCGCCGCCACCGCGCACGCTGCCGATGGCGGGTGGACCGAAACGAAAACCAAAGGCTTCCTGCCGCTCGTGCAGCAACAGGCGGCCACCGCAGCCTCGACGGACGTCGCTTCGGCGGCGGCTAGCGCCGTGGATCTGGCGCCCGGCGAAACGATCGACGTGTTGCTCGGCTTGAATCTGCGCAACGAAACGCAGCTCGACACGTTCCTGCGCGATCTGCACACACCGGGTTCGCCGCAATACCATCGCTTCGTCACGACGGAACAATTCGCCTCGCAGTACGCGCCGACCCAGCAGCAGGTCGACGCCGTCGTCGCACATTTGCGCAAGGCCGGCTTCGTCAACATCGTCGTGGCGCCGAATCGTCTGCTGGTCTCGGCATCCGGTACCGCAGCCACGGTCAAAGCGGCGTTCCGCACGGGGCTTAAAGGCTTCAGCAAGAACGGCCGCCATGTCTACGCCAACACGGATGCCGCGCAGGTGCCGAACGCGCTGGGCAGTATCGTCGGTTCGGTGCTGGGGCTGCAGAACGTCGAACTGATGCACACGGGTGCGAGCCAGCCGGAAGGGGACACGAGCAATCTGACGATTCCGTCGGGCGCTGCCGCAGTGCCGCACAATCCGACCGAGTTCTCGTCGATCTACGACGCGGGCACCACGCCGACAGCATCGCAAACCACGGTCGGGATTATTTCCGAAGGCAATCTGACGCAAACCGTCTCCGACCTCAACACGTTTGCCGCGAACAACGGACTCGGCACGATCAGCAGCTCGGTGGTGAAGACCGGTTCTTCCGGTAGCTCGTACACCGACACAAGCGGTACGGTCGAGTGGAATATGGACAGCCAGGCGATTGTCGGTGCGGCGGGCGGCAGCGTGCAGAAGGTCGTGTTCTACGACGCCCCGGCGATGACGCTGTCGGCCATCACGGCGGCCTACAACCGGGTCGTGACGGACAACGTGGCGAAGGTGATCAACGTGTCGCTCGGCGTATGCGAATCGTCCGCGCACAGCCAGGGTTCACAGGCCACCGACGATACGATCTTCAAGCAGGCCGTCGCGCAAGGTCAGACCTTCTCGGTGTCGGCCGGAGATCACGGCGCGTATGAGTGCGCAGGCGGCAGTCCGTCGCGCTCGACCTACACGGTCAGCGAACCGGCCACCTCGCCGTATGTGATTGCCGTCGGCGGCACGACAGTCTTCACGCAGGCGTCGAACACGGGGACCTACAACAGCGAGATCGTGTGGAACGATCCGAGCTGGCAGCCGGGCACCGTATGGTCGACGGGTGGCGGTTTCAGTGCGTACGAGAGTGCACCGTCGTGGCAGTCGTCGAGCCTCACGGGATCGACCAAGCGTGGGTTGCCGGACGTCGGCTTTGACGCCGATTTGCGCACGGGCGCGATCCTCGTGGTATCCGGCCAGACGAGCGATACGCTCTGGGGTTCGGGCTATCTGAACAACGAAGGCGGCACGAGCCTTGCCGCGCCGATTTTCACGGGCATCTGGGCGCGACTCGAATCGGCGAACGGCAACAACCTCGGCTTCCCGGCCAGCAGCATCTATCAATATTTCCCCTCGAATGCGTCGGTGGTAAACGACGTAACGTCGGGCAATAACGGTAGCGGCGGATATGGCTACAACGCGAAAGCAGGGTGGGATGCGACGACGGGGTTCGGCAGTATCGATATTTCGAACCTGAATGCGTTCATCCAGAAAACGCCGGACTTCGCGCAGTGA
- a CDS encoding LysR family transcriptional regulator has protein sequence MRFNKLDLNQLVVLDALLDECSVTKAAKRLFLSQSATSCAMARLREYFEDELLVQIGKAMVLTPRAESLRHPVREVLLQIQSITNDNPAFDPVSSDRKIVVETSDYVTSVFLGEVLRRASIEAPRMTFRVRTAATLGVVHLENGEIDLLITPDFRAGSTQPVELLFEDSWSCVVCADNDRIGETLTLAQYLEAGHVIMEWAGGAIVTSDSRAAAALGYNRQAEVTVETFNVVPHFLIGTRRIATLQTRLASLLQRYSPSLRVLPCPYPIPKLVEVVQYNKFQERDPALMWFRQLMREVAQASSVQIPVALSGAGSGTA, from the coding sequence ATGCGCTTCAACAAGCTCGATTTGAATCAGCTGGTGGTGCTGGACGCGCTACTCGACGAATGCAGCGTGACGAAAGCAGCGAAACGGCTATTTCTGAGCCAGTCCGCCACCAGTTGCGCCATGGCGCGTCTGCGCGAGTATTTCGAGGACGAGTTGCTGGTGCAGATCGGCAAGGCGATGGTGTTGACGCCTCGAGCCGAGAGCCTGAGACATCCGGTCCGCGAGGTGCTGCTGCAGATTCAGTCCATCACCAACGACAATCCCGCCTTCGACCCCGTCAGTTCAGACCGGAAGATCGTGGTGGAAACATCCGACTACGTGACGAGCGTATTTCTGGGCGAAGTCCTGCGGCGAGCCTCCATCGAAGCGCCGCGCATGACGTTCCGTGTGCGTACCGCGGCAACGCTCGGTGTCGTGCATCTGGAAAACGGCGAGATCGATTTGCTCATTACGCCGGACTTCCGCGCCGGGTCGACCCAGCCCGTTGAACTGTTATTCGAGGATTCGTGGTCGTGTGTTGTGTGTGCGGACAACGACCGGATTGGCGAGACGCTGACGTTGGCTCAATACCTCGAGGCGGGTCACGTGATCATGGAGTGGGCAGGGGGCGCTATCGTCACCTCCGACAGCCGTGCAGCCGCAGCGTTGGGATACAACCGTCAAGCGGAGGTGACCGTGGAGACGTTCAACGTTGTCCCGCACTTTCTGATCGGCACGCGCCGGATCGCTACCTTGCAGACCCGTCTTGCATCGTTGCTACAGCGCTATTCGCCATCGCTGCGTGTGCTGCCTTGCCCGTATCCGATTCCGAAACTTGTCGAGGTGGTTCAGTACAACAAGTTCCAGGAGCGTGATCCAGCGTTGATGTGGTTCAGACAGTTGATGCGCGAAGTGGCGCAGGCAAGTTCGGTTCAGATACCCGTCGCGCTCAGCGGTGCAGGCTCAGGTACTGCTTGA
- a CDS encoding alpha/beta fold hydrolase translates to MSISKVIRFAAGVLAASVLSFSAGDVQAANDVSYQYANVDGIKIFYREAGDKSKPTLLLLHGFPSSSHEFRDLIPLIAQNFHVVAPDYPGMGYSDAPPADRFTPTFDNVTAVIEKFVASLGDPHLIVYMTDFGGPVGMRMAVHHPEWISGLIFQNAIVAEAGVDPARRKRDEAISGEITPAKRALAESHVSLATALLLYQHGARNPAALNPDAWTNDAVALANPDSRRIMTDLQLDVPQNVAAFPAWQAYLRTYQPRTLVVWGKNDPIFLPAGAEAVKQLVPDASVRYYDTGHFALEEDHVDIAAQINQFFASTHVRGRIESVQGRELTVLTREGARVQLTLPGWARFAAVKPFDRALIKPGSYIGTAATATATTNGVEALEVMVYREERRGTGEGHYDWDLAPGSTMTGATVTSVTEKPDGRDLNLSYGGNTLTVSVPKEAPVVTFAPATVDDLKPGAAIFAVAAPSDHGQTSAISLLVEKNGVKPPL, encoded by the coding sequence GTGTCGATCTCTAAAGTCATACGATTTGCCGCGGGCGTGCTTGCGGCATCGGTCCTCAGTTTCTCCGCAGGCGATGTCCAGGCGGCTAACGACGTCTCATACCAGTACGCGAACGTCGACGGCATCAAGATCTTCTACCGCGAGGCCGGGGACAAGTCGAAGCCGACCCTGTTGCTGCTGCACGGCTTCCCCTCGTCGTCGCACGAGTTCAGGGATCTGATTCCGCTGATTGCGCAAAACTTCCATGTCGTGGCGCCCGACTATCCAGGCATGGGTTATAGCGATGCACCGCCCGCCGACCGCTTCACGCCGACGTTCGATAACGTCACGGCCGTGATCGAAAAGTTTGTCGCGAGTCTCGGCGATCCGCATCTGATCGTGTACATGACCGACTTTGGCGGTCCGGTCGGCATGCGTATGGCCGTGCATCATCCGGAGTGGATCTCCGGACTGATTTTCCAGAACGCGATCGTCGCCGAAGCCGGCGTCGATCCCGCACGACGCAAGCGCGACGAAGCGATTTCGGGCGAGATCACACCGGCCAAGCGTGCATTGGCCGAAAGCCATGTGTCGCTTGCGACTGCGCTGCTGCTCTATCAGCACGGCGCACGCAACCCGGCGGCACTGAACCCCGATGCGTGGACCAACGACGCAGTCGCGCTAGCGAACCCCGATAGCCGCCGCATCATGACCGACCTGCAGCTCGACGTTCCGCAGAACGTCGCAGCATTTCCCGCGTGGCAGGCATATTTGCGCACGTACCAGCCGCGCACGCTCGTGGTGTGGGGCAAGAACGATCCGATCTTCCTGCCGGCGGGCGCCGAAGCCGTGAAACAGCTCGTTCCCGATGCCTCGGTCCGCTACTACGATACGGGCCACTTCGCACTCGAAGAGGACCATGTCGATATTGCTGCGCAGATCAACCAGTTCTTTGCGTCGACGCATGTGCGAGGTCGGATCGAATCGGTTCAGGGCCGTGAGCTCACCGTGTTGACCCGTGAAGGCGCACGTGTGCAGCTAACGCTACCTGGCTGGGCGCGATTCGCCGCGGTCAAGCCCTTCGATCGGGCGCTCATCAAACCCGGCAGCTACATCGGTACGGCCGCAACGGCAACGGCAACGACGAACGGCGTCGAAGCGCTCGAGGTGATGGTGTATCGGGAGGAGCGGCGCGGCACCGGAGAAGGACATTACGACTGGGACCTGGCGCCGGGGAGCACGATGACGGGTGCTACGGTCACGTCGGTCACCGAGAAACCCGACGGGCGTGATCTCAACCTCAGTTATGGCGGCAATACGCTCACTGTCTCGGTGCCGAAAGAGGCGCCTGTCGTCACGTTCGCGCCTGCAACTGTCGACGACCTCAAACCAGGCGCCGCCATTTTCGCAGTCGCGGCTCCCAGCGATCACGGACAAACGAGTGCGATCAGCCTGCTGGTCGAGAAGAATGGCGTCAAACCGCCGCTGTAA
- a CDS encoding VF_A0006 family four-cysteine protein: MRNASRWLLSAALVLPLPAMAFGSNAQYDQCMLLSLRNSQGSAAASMIKSSCQALYQNGNMALPREVGFHQCILQNMPGVRDNFSVQQIRQTCRSLNPM; encoded by the coding sequence ATGCGAAACGCGTCCCGCTGGCTCCTCTCCGCCGCCCTGGTTTTACCGCTGCCCGCCATGGCGTTCGGCAGCAACGCTCAATACGATCAGTGCATGCTGCTATCCCTGCGAAACAGTCAGGGCAGCGCGGCGGCAAGCATGATCAAAAGCTCATGCCAGGCGCTCTATCAAAACGGCAACATGGCGCTACCTCGTGAAGTCGGTTTTCATCAGTGCATCTTGCAGAACATGCCAGGTGTGAGAGACAACTTTTCGGTGCAGCAGATCCGGCAGACCTGCCGGAGTCTGAACCCGATGTAA
- a CDS encoding cupin-like domain-containing protein produces the protein MADTITTNTRDTMIARVTRSEFSADFFKQGRPAIITDALHDWQIAERWAPEYIARIAKTRPITMSTSRDGQYLFDQSYDSARSHAFERTEVEFGDAAQRMLDENAGDHIYVMQQSIPDVLPELLDNVIVPEWIASSRPAIHLWFGRRTTTQLHFDYSNNFFAQLYGSKQFIIFDPRESERLYPYHHETATAHLSHVDALQPDLARYPDFADASPMRFTIDAGELLFLPAFWWHHVQAADVAVSVNFWWFPELRQILDAGNAVRALPNFYEMDRLAGFKQMFLQPAGLDFLTGAQLFLSHGRVWTACLLALAAFDEAARNRDELRTIDRPHGCRLSALAADLQPVCAALAAGANTSRADLTTIDSVPTLAAQVAEFFSDAKIDRVKVEALLATMKPSAQAVAL, from the coding sequence ATGGCTGACACGATCACCACGAACACGAGAGACACCATGATTGCACGTGTGACGCGCAGCGAATTTTCGGCTGATTTCTTCAAACAGGGGCGGCCAGCCATCATTACGGATGCGCTGCATGACTGGCAGATTGCGGAGCGCTGGGCACCCGAATACATTGCCCGGATAGCGAAAACGCGGCCCATTACGATGAGCACCTCGCGCGACGGCCAGTATCTGTTCGACCAGTCTTACGACAGCGCCAGATCGCATGCGTTCGAGAGGACGGAGGTCGAATTCGGCGACGCCGCGCAACGCATGCTCGACGAAAACGCGGGCGATCACATCTACGTGATGCAGCAGTCGATACCCGATGTGCTACCCGAACTACTCGACAACGTTATCGTTCCCGAATGGATTGCATCGTCCCGGCCGGCGATTCACTTGTGGTTCGGTCGCAGGACGACCACCCAGTTGCACTTCGATTACTCGAACAATTTTTTTGCGCAACTCTACGGCAGCAAGCAGTTCATCATCTTCGATCCGCGCGAGAGCGAGCGTCTTTATCCCTATCACCATGAAACGGCGACCGCGCATCTGTCGCATGTCGATGCGCTGCAACCCGATCTTGCGCGCTACCCGGATTTCGCTGATGCGTCACCGATGCGCTTCACGATCGATGCTGGCGAACTGCTGTTTCTACCGGCGTTCTGGTGGCATCACGTGCAGGCCGCGGATGTCGCGGTGTCGGTGAACTTCTGGTGGTTCCCCGAGCTGCGGCAGATCCTCGATGCAGGCAATGCGGTACGCGCGCTGCCGAATTTCTACGAGATGGATCGGCTCGCCGGGTTCAAGCAGATGTTTTTGCAGCCAGCCGGGCTGGATTTTCTGACCGGAGCGCAGTTGTTTCTCAGTCACGGTAGAGTCTGGACAGCTTGCTTGCTGGCGCTGGCCGCGTTCGACGAAGCGGCGCGCAATCGCGACGAGCTTCGCACGATCGACAGACCGCACGGATGCCGGTTGAGCGCACTGGCCGCCGATCTGCAGCCGGTCTGCGCGGCACTGGCCGCCGGCGCAAACACGTCGCGTGCAGACCTGACGACAATCGACAGCGTGCCGACGCTTGCTGCGCAAGTGGCGGAGTTTTTTAGTGACGCAAAGATCGATCGCGTGAAGGTCGAAGCGTTGCTCGCGACGATGAAGCCGTCGGCGCAGGCTGTCGCGTTGTGA